The following proteins are encoded in a genomic region of Bacillus sp. FJAT-22090:
- the nhaC gene encoding Na+/H+ antiporter NhaC, producing the protein MEEKKNAVAKKEMSLLWAITPLLVMIAVMIVTIVVLEQGPHIPLIIGTAVAALVAWKHGFKWDDIEEMMYKGIKLALPAVVIIILVGLIIGAWIGGGVIATMIYYGLKIITPAFFLVTICVICMIVSLAIGSSWSTMGTVGVAGMGIGLSMGIPAPIIAGAVISGAYFGDKMSPLSDTTNLAAGLTGTGLFVHIKHMLYTTIPGIIIALTVYGFLGTKYKASNLDQGSIQETISMLEKSFVISPWLLLIPVALIALVVMKVPAIPALVVGFILGTLAQVFVQGGSLAEAIGALQSGYVIESGNAMVDDLFNRGGLDSMMYTVSMTLVAMTFGGILEYSGMLQSIMNQILKLAKSAGTLVAATIVACFTTNATCSEQYISIVVPARMFSKAYTKMGLHSKNLSRALEDGGTLTSVFIPWNTCGVFILGTLGVGAFEYAPYAILNYVVPLLSICYAMTGFTIQKLTQADIAEINKREASLES; encoded by the coding sequence ATGGAAGAAAAGAAAAATGCTGTAGCAAAAAAAGAAATGTCTTTACTTTGGGCAATCACTCCTTTATTAGTAATGATTGCAGTAATGATAGTTACAATTGTTGTGTTAGAACAAGGGCCACATATTCCATTAATTATTGGAACAGCAGTAGCAGCGCTTGTTGCATGGAAGCATGGATTTAAATGGGATGATATTGAAGAAATGATGTACAAGGGGATTAAACTTGCTTTACCAGCTGTAGTTATTATTATTTTGGTAGGTTTAATCATAGGAGCTTGGATTGGTGGCGGAGTAATTGCTACAATGATTTATTATGGACTTAAAATAATTACACCAGCCTTTTTCTTAGTGACAATTTGCGTAATTTGTATGATTGTTTCTTTAGCAATTGGTAGTTCTTGGTCAACGATGGGAACTGTCGGTGTTGCTGGTATGGGTATTGGATTAAGCATGGGAATTCCTGCTCCAATTATAGCAGGTGCGGTTATTTCGGGTGCTTATTTTGGAGATAAAATGTCACCGCTATCTGATACAACAAATCTAGCAGCAGGTCTTACTGGTACAGGACTATTTGTGCATATTAAACATATGTTATATACAACTATACCTGGGATAATCATTGCTCTAACTGTCTACGGTTTTCTCGGTACGAAATACAAAGCAAGTAACCTTGATCAAGGCAGTATTCAAGAAACGATATCTATGTTAGAAAAAAGCTTTGTTATTTCTCCCTGGTTGCTATTGATACCGGTTGCGCTAATTGCGCTTGTAGTGATGAAAGTTCCGGCAATTCCAGCACTTGTCGTAGGGTTTATTTTAGGGACTTTAGCGCAAGTATTTGTACAAGGTGGCTCTCTTGCGGAAGCAATTGGAGCACTTCAAAGTGGATATGTTATTGAGTCTGGAAATGCTATGGTAGATGATTTATTTAATCGTGGTGGATTAGATTCCATGATGTATACGGTTTCCATGACACTGGTTGCAATGACGTTCGGGGGAATACTCGAATATTCGGGAATGCTCCAATCGATTATGAATCAAATTCTTAAACTAGCAAAATCAGCAGGTACACTAGTAGCAGCAACGATTGTAGCTTGTTTCACGACAAATGCGACTTGCTCAGAGCAATATATTTCAATCGTTGTTCCTGCTCGTATGTTTTCAAAAGCTTACACGAAAATGGGCTTACATTCAAAAAATCTATCCCGGGCATTAGAGGATGGAGGGACACTTACTTCTGTCTTTATTCCTTGGAATACATGTGGAGTGTTTATTCTTGGAACTCTAGGTGTAGGTGCATTTGAGTATGCGCCATATGCAATTTTAAACTATGTTGTGCCACTATTATCTATTTGTTATGCGATGACAGGCTTTACGATCCAAAAGTTAACACAAGCAGATATTGCAGAAATCAACAAAAGAGAAGCTTCATTAGAGTCATAA